The following are encoded together in the Methanosarcina flavescens genome:
- a CDS encoding Coenzyme F420 hydrogenase/dehydrogenase, beta subunit C-terminal domain, giving the protein MAEQKPISKNYLDLKSEVWDEGLCSGCGACIAVCPADSLYFETGDDSTHPKSNNYCKAAVDGVPCGACYEVCPRLDEQPSSLLGDYLEITAGRAEFDIPKKQSGGAVTAILVNALDTGLVDAVVTVTEDPWTLKPHSMVITRSEALIGQAGSRYNWWVPLVSSLKEAVVNRKYRNIAVVGVPCVVQAVRKMLETDHQLVQPYKKSIRFVFGLFCTESFDYEKLIAGKLKSEYALEPMKVCRIDVKGKLEITLNDGIQYVIPLNELEDTVRPGCGVCTDFTALKADISAGSVGSSDGYTTLVVRTLVGQHLLESAIANKKLSVGGEVSTGIIEKLAKKKMIRKLE; this is encoded by the coding sequence ATGGCAGAACAAAAACCAATAAGCAAAAATTACCTTGATCTCAAATCAGAAGTCTGGGACGAAGGCCTTTGTTCAGGCTGCGGGGCCTGCATTGCAGTCTGCCCTGCTGATTCCCTGTACTTTGAAACCGGCGATGATTCTACACACCCAAAGAGCAATAACTACTGTAAAGCCGCTGTTGATGGAGTCCCCTGCGGAGCCTGCTATGAAGTTTGTCCTAGACTCGATGAACAACCCTCAAGCCTGCTCGGGGATTACCTGGAAATCACTGCCGGAAGAGCCGAGTTCGATATCCCGAAAAAACAGAGCGGCGGAGCAGTCACAGCAATCCTTGTAAACGCGCTTGATACAGGCCTTGTAGATGCCGTGGTTACGGTTACGGAAGATCCCTGGACTCTTAAGCCGCATTCCATGGTAATAACCAGAAGTGAAGCCCTTATCGGTCAGGCAGGAAGCCGTTACAACTGGTGGGTTCCTCTTGTTTCTTCCCTCAAGGAAGCAGTCGTAAACAGGAAGTACAGAAACATTGCAGTTGTCGGAGTTCCCTGTGTCGTCCAGGCAGTCCGCAAAATGCTTGAAACCGACCACCAGCTTGTGCAACCATACAAAAAATCCATCCGTTTCGTTTTCGGGCTTTTCTGCACGGAGAGTTTCGACTATGAAAAACTTATTGCAGGCAAGCTGAAAAGCGAGTACGCCCTTGAGCCTATGAAAGTATGCCGTATTGACGTTAAGGGCAAGCTCGAAATTACCTTAAACGATGGGATACAGTATGTAATCCCTCTTAACGAACTTGAGGACACTGTCCGCCCAGGCTGCGGCGTCTGTACGGATTTTACCGCTCTTAAAGCCGATATTTCTGCCGGGTCTGTTGGAAGCTCGGACGGCTATACTACCCTTGTCGTCCGCACGCTCGTAGGACAGCACCTACTTGAAAGTGCAATTGCCAACAAGAAACTGAGCGTCGGCGGTGAAGTCAGCACCGGCATAATTGAAAAGCTTGCAAAGAAAAAAATGATAAGAAAACTGGAATAA
- a CDS encoding outer membrane lipoprotein-sorting protein, protein MKINSKRYLLLTLSLITLPIFISGCAEESGAEEVSSNTQLNVEEIVSNMQMEVDSLEDYSFTMYVNSTSRRQNPEVHEIIWKKSDLMKTTILSPDKDTEVIMISDGDFQWIYNSEPGTVFKTEIYDDFNDLKLFEPDVYAEFLNGIILNGKLPSLLGTENIDGKNAYVLELTPSEKNELFQWKSKIWVDGENWMLIRYELYDNEGNPYLEIEIRDVKLNAGIPDFEFEFKVPDGAQVKVLGPEDLKSEPKKMTFEEAKELIDFKILTPEYLPEGYEFDYSIISSSTDTPYSIFVHSGFSVFAGQHYEKITLVYTKGDNEIRIIESVSEKGLSEIQNFGSEGENIQVNNMNGTISPIFGGNMKALTWKNEELEVTIVSSLDKAELLNIAESFS, encoded by the coding sequence ATGAAGATTAATTCCAAAAGATATTTACTGCTCACCCTGTCCCTGATAACCCTCCCCATTTTTATTTCAGGTTGCGCAGAAGAGTCCGGTGCCGAAGAAGTTTCATCTAACACTCAACTCAATGTTGAAGAAATTGTGTCTAACATGCAGATGGAAGTGGACAGTCTTGAAGACTATTCTTTTACCATGTATGTAAATTCAACTTCAAGGCGACAGAATCCAGAAGTGCATGAAATTATATGGAAAAAATCCGATTTAATGAAAACGACTATTTTAAGTCCGGATAAAGATACGGAAGTAATCATGATATCTGACGGAGATTTCCAGTGGATCTATAATTCCGAGCCTGGGACTGTTTTCAAAACAGAGATTTATGATGATTTTAATGATTTGAAACTCTTCGAGCCTGATGTTTATGCTGAGTTTTTAAATGGAATTATTCTTAATGGGAAACTACCTTCCCTCCTAGGGACTGAGAATATCGATGGGAAAAACGCGTATGTACTTGAGCTCACCCCTTCCGAGAAAAATGAATTGTTCCAATGGAAATCAAAAATATGGGTTGACGGCGAAAACTGGATGCTCATCAGGTATGAACTGTATGACAATGAAGGGAATCCTTATCTTGAGATAGAAATCCGGGATGTGAAATTGAATGCTGGAATCCCAGACTTTGAATTTGAATTTAAAGTTCCAGATGGCGCGCAGGTAAAAGTACTGGGGCCTGAAGATCTAAAAAGTGAACCTAAAAAAATGACATTTGAAGAGGCAAAGGAGCTTATTGATTTTAAAATACTCACTCCTGAATATCTCCCTGAGGGCTATGAGTTTGATTATTCAATTATCTCTTCCAGCACGGATACGCCTTATTCAATTTTTGTCCATAGTGGTTTCAGTGTTTTTGCAGGTCAGCATTACGAAAAAATCACCCTCGTGTATACAAAAGGAGACAATGAAATACGTATCATCGAAAGCGTTTCTGAAAAAGGTTTATCTGAAATTCAGAATTTTGGAAGTGAAGGAGAAAATATTCAGGTAAATAACATGAACGGTACGATTTCTCCGATATTTGGTGGAAATATGAAAGCTCTGACCTGGAAAAATGAAGAGCTTGAAGTCACTATTGTCTCTTCTCTCGATAAGGCAGAGTTGCTTAATATAGCAGAATCTTTTTCCTGA
- a CDS encoding M24 family metallopeptidase — MIKKVPLTELKNRMYNFRKQMDISNPEWEIAVIFSKINLYYFTGTMQDGMLIIPRHGEATLWARRSYERALDESLFPSIEPMNSFRDAAKSINVLPDTVYLETEVVPLALYQRFQKYFPFNNFKPVDPQICAVRAIKSEYELSLIREAGRIHQHVLEELVPEMLQEGMSESDLATKLFSVLVEEGHHGACRFGMFDTEMILGNVCFGESSIYPTYFNGPGGKYGLCPAAPVLGSRDRKLRKGDLVFVDVGCGVDGYHTDKTTTYMFGSPLPQHAIDAHNKCVAIQNEAASMLKPGTIPSEIYTTIMNKLDSEFLQNFMGFGDRKVKFLGHGVGLLIDETPVIAEGFDEPLQEGMVFALEPKKGIENIGMVGIENTFIVTAKGGECITGNNPGLIPVF; from the coding sequence ATGATTAAGAAAGTACCTTTAACCGAACTGAAAAATCGCATGTATAATTTTAGAAAGCAAATGGATATCTCAAATCCAGAATGGGAGATAGCTGTCATCTTCAGTAAAATAAACCTTTATTATTTTACGGGTACAATGCAGGATGGAATGTTAATTATTCCCAGGCACGGGGAAGCAACCTTATGGGCACGCCGCAGTTATGAAAGAGCCTTGGACGAATCTCTTTTTCCCAGCATAGAACCTATGAATAGCTTTCGTGATGCTGCAAAAAGTATAAATGTGCTTCCGGATACGGTATACCTGGAAACGGAGGTAGTTCCTCTGGCTCTGTACCAGAGATTCCAGAAATACTTCCCTTTTAATAATTTCAAACCCGTAGACCCCCAGATTTGTGCTGTCAGAGCAATAAAAAGCGAATATGAACTTTCCCTGATAAGAGAAGCCGGCAGGATTCACCAGCATGTGCTGGAAGAGCTTGTACCTGAAATGCTGCAGGAAGGAATGAGTGAAAGCGACCTGGCAACCAAATTGTTTTCAGTTCTTGTAGAAGAAGGTCATCACGGAGCATGCCGTTTTGGCATGTTTGATACAGAAATGATTCTGGGAAATGTCTGTTTTGGTGAAAGCTCCATCTATCCGACTTATTTTAACGGGCCCGGAGGGAAGTACGGGTTATGCCCTGCAGCACCTGTGCTAGGCAGCCGTGACAGAAAATTGAGGAAAGGAGACCTTGTCTTTGTTGATGTCGGATGTGGGGTTGATGGTTATCACACGGATAAAACCACGACATATATGTTTGGCTCTCCCCTTCCACAACATGCCATAGATGCCCATAATAAATGTGTGGCTATACAAAACGAAGCTGCCTCAATGTTAAAACCCGGCACAATTCCCTCAGAAATCTACACTACAATCATGAATAAGCTTGATTCAGAATTCCTGCAAAACTTTATGGGTTTTGGCGACCGTAAAGTAAAATTCCTCGGGCACGGAGTCGGACTGCTAATTGATGAAACTCCTGTAATCGCAGAAGGTTTTGATGAACCCCTTCAGGAAGGAATGGTATTTGCCCTGGAACCTAAAAAAGGGATTGAAAACATCGGAATGGTAGGAATCGAGAACACTTTTATAGTGACTGCTAAAGGTGGAGAATGCATTACAGGGAACAATCCGGGCTTGATTCCTGTATTTTAA
- a CDS encoding DUF2284 domain-containing protein: protein MLGKFEGLIEKASEMGLKAYFVNAGDIPVENRIALKCAYGCRGYGKRLSCPPHIMTVEDFRKIIGEYSSALLLVDERDTSQIPDILEAWGEIRKDSFHKMLELEYEAFREGFTFAHLLRPGSCNECDICNLEKCIKPELRRFAPEAVGINLQKAMEKAGLVLEFCKPERTTCVGVLLLE, encoded by the coding sequence ATGTTAGGAAAATTCGAAGGTCTTATTGAGAAGGCTTCAGAGATGGGGCTCAAAGCTTATTTCGTGAATGCAGGGGATATTCCGGTTGAGAACAGGATTGCCCTGAAATGTGCTTACGGTTGCAGAGGTTATGGAAAGAGGTTGAGCTGCCCTCCTCATATCATGACGGTGGAGGATTTCAGAAAAATTATAGGGGAATACAGCAGCGCGCTTCTACTTGTCGATGAACGCGATACTTCACAGATTCCAGATATACTGGAAGCCTGGGGAGAAATTCGTAAGGATTCTTTCCATAAAATGTTGGAACTTGAATATGAAGCCTTCAGGGAAGGTTTCACTTTTGCCCATCTCCTGAGACCCGGCTCCTGTAACGAGTGCGATATATGTAACCTTGAAAAGTGCATAAAACCGGAATTGAGACGCTTTGCACCTGAAGCTGTAGGAATAAACCTTCAGAAGGCAATGGAAAAAGCAGGACTTGTACTTGAGTTCTGCAAGCCTGAGAGAACTACATGTGTCGGGGTTTTGCTGCTTGAATGA
- the npdG gene encoding NADPH-dependent F420 reductase, which produces MDSEKLKIAVLGGTGNIGEGMVLRLALQNLMAEGVKNEVIIGSRSREAADEAAKKALSELENCGFDTSETSVTGSSNLEAAQVADVVILTIRFDHVLPLLNEIQEAIENKILITPVVPMVKEGNLFVYKPPEEGSAALAIQKRVPSSTKVVAAFHNIPAGKLRDIVKCKAVHDAIVCSDDEEAKKLVMELTEHMGCLKPLDGGPLKQASTIESLTPLMINLARLNQLKDLGINFS; this is translated from the coding sequence TTGGATTCTGAGAAATTGAAAATAGCTGTCCTGGGAGGAACCGGAAACATAGGGGAGGGTATGGTGCTCAGGCTGGCACTTCAAAACCTTATGGCTGAAGGTGTAAAAAACGAGGTAATTATAGGGTCCAGATCCAGGGAAGCAGCCGATGAAGCCGCAAAAAAAGCTTTATCCGAACTTGAGAACTGCGGATTTGATACATCCGAAACAAGCGTAACAGGAAGCAGTAACCTTGAAGCCGCACAGGTTGCTGATGTAGTAATCCTTACTATTCGTTTTGACCATGTTTTACCTCTGCTGAATGAGATTCAGGAGGCTATTGAAAATAAGATTCTTATCACTCCAGTAGTCCCGATGGTAAAGGAAGGAAATTTATTCGTATATAAGCCCCCGGAAGAAGGCTCAGCCGCCCTTGCAATTCAGAAAAGAGTCCCGTCTTCTACGAAAGTTGTGGCAGCCTTCCATAATATCCCTGCAGGGAAATTGAGGGATATAGTAAAATGCAAGGCTGTACATGACGCAATAGTATGCAGTGATGACGAAGAAGCAAAGAAGCTGGTCATGGAGCTTACAGAGCATATGGGATGCCTGAAGCCCCTGGATGGAGGACCTCTTAAACAGGCAAGCACTATTGAATCGCTTACACCACTGATGATAAACCTTGCAAGGCTTAATCAACTTAAAGACCTGGGAATAAATTTTTCCTGA
- the hdrC gene encoding CoB--CoM heterodisulfide reductase subunit C — translation MSEELSKELKAAGLDLLSCMQCGTCTGSCPSGRHTGLNTRRILRDARKNRVAVLSDDALWLCTTCYTCQERCPRDIPITDALLELRRLAIKEGFMLPEHRRISEMVAECGHAVPLDEETKHKREELGLDPIPETVQKYSEALQEVRSLLKACKFDELTAEN, via the coding sequence ATGAGTGAAGAATTGTCAAAAGAATTAAAGGCTGCAGGGCTTGACTTACTCTCCTGCATGCAATGTGGCACATGCACAGGAAGTTGCCCTTCTGGAAGGCATACCGGGCTTAACACGCGAAGAATTCTTCGGGATGCACGCAAGAACAGGGTGGCAGTCCTTTCAGATGATGCTCTCTGGCTCTGCACCACCTGCTATACCTGCCAGGAGCGCTGCCCACGCGACATACCAATTACTGATGCTCTCCTTGAACTCAGGAGGCTCGCGATAAAAGAAGGTTTCATGCTTCCCGAGCACAGGCGAATATCGGAAATGGTTGCAGAGTGCGGGCATGCAGTCCCTCTGGACGAAGAGACAAAACATAAAAGGGAAGAGCTTGGGCTTGATCCCATACCTGAGACCGTCCAAAAGTATTCTGAAGCCCTTCAAGAGGTAAGAAGTCTTCTCAAAGCCTGCAAATTTGACGAACTGACGGCTGAAAATTAA
- the hdrB gene encoding CoB--CoM heterodisulfide reductase subunit B, with amino-acid sequence MEKLSLFLGCIVHNRYPGIEKATKLCLQKLNIDAADLPGASCCPAPGVFKSFDKATWLALASRNIVLSEKLERDILTVCNGCYGSLADANLELKKDPELKARTNRCLKEIGMEFKGTVEVRHIVEFLYKEFGPEKLKEHVTIPLGLKVALHYGCHLIKPSKDRKLGETDAPVFFDELVEATGAKSVDYTDKMMCCGAGGGVRSGHAAESLEMLEHKLACIRQAGVDCIVNACPFCHLQFDRGQLAVNEKFGTDYSIPVLHYTQLLGLALGITPYELGIEQNAVQNIEFLSKVYEINAGLR; translated from the coding sequence ATGGAGAAACTATCTCTATTTCTTGGATGTATTGTACACAATCGTTACCCGGGAATTGAAAAAGCAACTAAACTCTGCCTGCAGAAGCTTAATATAGATGCAGCCGACCTACCTGGAGCCTCCTGCTGTCCCGCTCCAGGAGTCTTCAAGTCCTTTGATAAAGCTACCTGGCTTGCCCTTGCCAGCCGGAATATAGTTCTCTCAGAAAAGCTGGAAAGGGATATCCTCACAGTCTGCAATGGCTGCTATGGCTCCCTGGCAGATGCCAATTTAGAGTTGAAAAAGGATCCTGAGCTAAAGGCGCGCACGAACAGGTGCCTTAAAGAAATCGGAATGGAATTCAAGGGTACTGTTGAAGTGAGGCATATAGTCGAATTTTTATATAAGGAATTTGGACCTGAGAAACTCAAGGAGCATGTCACAATCCCGCTTGGCCTTAAAGTGGCACTGCACTACGGATGCCATCTTATCAAACCTTCAAAAGACCGTAAACTTGGGGAAACAGATGCTCCGGTTTTCTTTGATGAGCTTGTTGAAGCTACAGGTGCAAAAAGTGTAGATTATACCGACAAGATGATGTGCTGTGGAGCAGGAGGAGGAGTACGTTCAGGGCATGCTGCCGAGTCCCTTGAGATGCTTGAGCATAAACTCGCCTGTATTCGGCAAGCAGGAGTGGACTGTATTGTCAATGCATGTCCTTTCTGTCATCTTCAATTTGATAGGGGACAGCTTGCAGTCAATGAGAAATTCGGAACGGACTATTCAATCCCGGTTCTGCATTATACCCAGCTACTGGGTCTTGCTCTTGGCATTACCCCATATGAACTCGGGATAGAACAGAACGCAGTTCAGAATATCGAGTTTCTTTCAAAAGTCTACGAGATCAATGCGGGTTTAAGATAA
- a CDS encoding DUF1284 domain-containing protein, with protein sequence MLEKSNTSGPDSEIGSECLKIRAHHLCCIQGFQGYGYSPAFVANLRAVISDIKASPSRPLELVSECDVICASCPNQRECIAQQSIASRRIRNMDLVVMEKLKIKEGIVMKADEAFRLINSQLANASDIEEVCGTCKWRRKCLWYIRDKDNYENKT encoded by the coding sequence ATGCTTGAAAAGTCAAACACATCTGGACCTGATTCTGAGATCGGATCTGAATGCCTGAAGATTCGAGCCCATCACCTTTGCTGCATCCAGGGTTTTCAGGGCTATGGGTACAGCCCGGCTTTTGTAGCCAATCTGCGGGCTGTAATTTCGGACATAAAGGCTTCCCCTTCAAGACCTCTGGAACTTGTATCCGAATGTGATGTAATCTGCGCTTCCTGCCCAAACCAAAGGGAATGCATTGCACAGCAATCAATAGCCTCCCGCAGGATCAGGAATATGGATCTTGTTGTTATGGAGAAATTAAAAATAAAAGAAGGAATTGTTATGAAGGCAGATGAAGCCTTCAGGTTAATCAATTCACAACTTGCCAATGCATCCGATATTGAGGAAGTCTGTGGAACCTGCAAATGGAGACGGAAATGCCTCTGGTATATACGGGATAAAGATAATTATGAAAACAAAACCTGA
- a CDS encoding DUF1847 domain-containing protein has protein sequence MQCALCRIKECVKGKNCSVIKFGLEYTGDDLKSIQISAWLESDHLKRTKLEEITIYAKKLGYTKIGIAFCIEYEREARLVYNILSRYFDVFSVCCKVSSFEKASLGIKKSEDLEFEAICNPIGQAQLLNDDLTDLNIMIGLKTGYDILFAKYSEAPSITLPVKELPQLTDSEIDIIE, from the coding sequence GTGCAGTGTGCATTGTGCAGGATTAAGGAATGCGTGAAAGGCAAAAACTGTTCTGTCATTAAATTTGGGCTTGAGTATACGGGCGACGATCTGAAATCAATCCAGATTTCTGCCTGGCTCGAATCCGATCATTTAAAAAGGACAAAACTGGAAGAAATAACGATTTATGCAAAAAAACTTGGATACACGAAAATAGGAATCGCATTCTGTATTGAGTATGAGCGAGAAGCCAGGCTAGTTTATAACATCCTTTCGAGATATTTTGATGTGTTCTCAGTTTGCTGTAAAGTTTCCAGCTTCGAAAAAGCCAGCCTCGGAATTAAGAAATCTGAAGATCTGGAGTTTGAAGCAATTTGTAATCCAATAGGCCAGGCTCAGCTCCTAAATGACGACCTCACCGATCTCAATATCATGATTGGGCTTAAGACAGGTTATGATATTCTCTTCGCAAAATATTCGGAAGCTCCTTCGATAACACTGCCTGTTAAGGAATTGCCTCAGTTAACCGATTCAGAAATCGATATTATAGAATGA
- a CDS encoding DUF134 domain-containing protein codes for MKKCRGRPKCPRRVEQTPNVTYFKPRGVPLSNLEVVSITVEELEALRLVDVEGLRQEDAAIRVGISRRAFWEDLKAARTKVALALTTGKAIEIKGGNYINPENADISEDADT; via the coding sequence ATGAAAAAATGCAGAGGAAGACCAAAGTGCCCTAGGCGTGTAGAACAAACGCCTAATGTCACATATTTCAAGCCCAGAGGGGTCCCACTGTCGAATCTTGAGGTTGTATCCATTACAGTTGAAGAGCTTGAAGCCCTGAGACTCGTAGACGTTGAGGGACTCAGGCAGGAAGATGCAGCCATCAGGGTAGGAATATCAAGGAGAGCTTTCTGGGAAGACCTGAAAGCTGCCAGAACAAAGGTAGCTCTCGCCCTTACCACAGGAAAAGCAATCGAAATAAAGGGCGGCAATTATATCAATCCTGAGAACGCTGACATTAGTGAAGATGCTGACACGTAA
- a CDS encoding Mrp/NBP35 family ATP-binding protein, which produces MTDKVQPLESLSKKPEEPKIVVNLRRIKRKIMIMSGKGGVGKSTIAANLAAGLALRGHRVGLLDCDIHGPTIPTIFGLESERPNVNEEGILPIQVLPNLSVMSVGFLLGDKDSPIIWRGPAKMGAIKQFLEEVSWGALDFLIIDLPPGTGDEPLSVAQLIPNCDGSVLVTTPQDVALISVRKSIKFSEKLNVPIIGLVDNMHGLICPHCGKPIEVFGTGGVEKASKDFNIPILARLPIEPKVAEMEDKGTIVQGLLEHSTEWQKNFEAVITAVEKTLEEE; this is translated from the coding sequence ATGACAGATAAGGTTCAACCACTTGAGAGTTTATCTAAAAAGCCAGAGGAGCCAAAAATAGTAGTCAACCTCAGGCGCATCAAACGCAAGATTATGATAATGAGTGGGAAAGGGGGAGTAGGGAAAAGCACAATTGCAGCAAACCTTGCTGCCGGGTTAGCTCTGCGTGGACACAGAGTTGGGCTTCTTGACTGCGATATCCACGGCCCAACTATTCCTACAATTTTCGGACTAGAATCTGAAAGGCCCAATGTTAATGAGGAAGGTATTCTTCCAATCCAGGTACTTCCCAACCTTTCAGTAATGTCTGTCGGTTTTCTGCTTGGAGACAAAGATTCTCCTATAATCTGGAGAGGACCTGCCAAAATGGGGGCAATTAAACAGTTTCTGGAAGAAGTTAGCTGGGGAGCACTTGATTTCCTGATTATAGACCTGCCCCCAGGCACAGGAGATGAACCCCTGAGTGTAGCGCAGCTGATTCCCAATTGCGATGGTTCAGTGCTTGTTACAACCCCTCAGGACGTAGCTCTGATAAGCGTCCGAAAATCAATTAAGTTCTCCGAGAAACTTAACGTACCTATTATAGGACTAGTTGACAATATGCATGGGCTTATCTGCCCCCACTGCGGCAAGCCAATAGAAGTGTTCGGAACCGGAGGCGTAGAAAAAGCCTCAAAAGACTTCAATATTCCTATTCTTGCCAGACTTCCTATTGAACCCAAAGTAGCAGAAATGGAAGATAAAGGCACTATTGTCCAGGGTCTGCTTGAACACAGTACTGAATGGCAGAAAAACTTTGAAGCCGTTATTACCGCAGTAGAAAAGACTCTGGAAGAGGAGTAA
- a CDS encoding thioredoxin family protein: MKKSVILLVLLAAIIFTAGCTEESQENSTSTQAIKEGTGVIEATEPEQNATLQETQEEGGVVEVTNLEQINTSIHQGPVLMKIGSERCGPCNAMKPMLQELATEYEGRARVISVDIDRSHELAVYFGIGYIPDSTVIVGIKDGKYIYMKPDGSVTTDRLQARILGATEKGVLEDVMNHALIQAEKNKS; encoded by the coding sequence ATGAAGAAATCGGTTATACTATTGGTTCTCCTTGCAGCTATAATTTTTACTGCGGGCTGTACTGAAGAAAGTCAGGAAAACTCTACAAGCACCCAGGCAATTAAGGAAGGAACTGGCGTTATTGAGGCAACCGAGCCTGAACAGAACGCAACCCTTCAGGAAACCCAGGAGGAAGGTGGTGTTGTTGAGGTGACCAACCTTGAACAGATAAACACATCCATCCATCAGGGGCCAGTTCTTATGAAAATCGGGTCTGAAAGATGTGGGCCATGCAATGCCATGAAACCCATGCTTCAAGAACTGGCAACAGAATACGAAGGAAGAGCCAGGGTCATCTCTGTAGATATAGACAGGAGCCACGAGCTTGCAGTCTATTTCGGAATAGGCTATATCCCTGACTCGACTGTAATCGTGGGTATTAAGGACGGAAAATACATCTATATGAAGCCAGATGGAAGCGTTACCACAGACAGGCTCCAGGCAAGGATTCTAGGTGCCACAGAAAAAGGCGTACTTGAAGATGTTATGAATCACGCTCTTATCCAGGCTGAGAAAAATAAGTCTTAA
- a CDS encoding cytochrome c biogenesis CcdA family protein, which yields MFYDVISPQAAFGTGIINILAAFAAGILSVFSPCILPLLPAVLATSAGRGKLRPFAIVIGVSISFTIMGVVTSAFGAAFQTYINQLKILAGNFILLMGIAILFNISLFNVFSRFPLLSGMNGEGSLSGLLLGFSLGVLWIPCVGPFLASILTMVALEGNLANGAFTLSIYSLGFAMPMLLLAYSAHFSSSRIRLISRWDAILKKGAGIVLILVGLWMIRQNHIQWFI from the coding sequence ATGTTTTATGATGTAATTTCCCCTCAGGCTGCATTTGGCACAGGAATTATCAATATCTTAGCTGCATTTGCTGCAGGAATTCTCAGTGTCTTCTCCCCATGTATTCTCCCACTTCTGCCTGCAGTCCTGGCAACGTCTGCAGGAAGAGGAAAACTAAGGCCCTTTGCGATAGTAATCGGAGTTTCGATATCCTTTACTATAATGGGAGTAGTAACATCGGCTTTTGGTGCAGCTTTCCAGACTTATATAAACCAGTTGAAGATTCTGGCAGGGAACTTTATCCTTTTAATGGGTATTGCAATACTTTTTAATATAAGCCTTTTCAATGTATTTTCAAGATTCCCCCTGCTATCAGGAATGAATGGAGAGGGATCTCTTTCCGGACTTTTGCTCGGGTTTTCCCTCGGTGTGCTCTGGATACCGTGTGTTGGCCCGTTTCTGGCTTCTATCCTGACTATGGTAGCTCTGGAGGGAAACTTGGCTAACGGCGCATTTACGCTTTCAATTTACTCACTGGGATTTGCTATGCCAATGCTCTTGCTCGCATATTCAGCCCACTTTTCTTCCTCTAGAATTCGACTTATTTCAAGGTGGGATGCGATTCTCAAAAAGGGAGCGGGAATAGTACTTATCCTGGTAGGACTCTGGATGATACGCCAGAATCATATTCAGTGGTTTATTTAA
- a CDS encoding precorrin-8X methylmutase, with protein MTTEQNATEKAGNLENLEEFTELTVDVNPELVSICKDSGARTEEAKAIYMKSRTMIQEIIGNKTPEDRFRQRCVIATGDLSVADIMRFMHDPIPAGVDAIKKGAPIFVDINMVKAGITKTGHKSEIICVLDEDPNAEIANRYGITRTSAGFLAARDRLDGSIIAIGNAPSALIMVCKLIEKGVRPALIIGLPVGFVNAAESREMVRNLSIPVPSISCVGTRGGTPMAVACVNELVAIARESEE; from the coding sequence ATGACTACTGAACAGAATGCCACTGAGAAGGCTGGAAACCTCGAAAACCTCGAAGAATTTACCGAGCTTACGGTTGATGTTAATCCCGAACTTGTGAGTATCTGTAAAGACTCCGGGGCAAGAACTGAAGAAGCCAAAGCCATCTATATGAAAAGCCGGACAATGATCCAGGAAATTATCGGCAACAAGACACCTGAAGATCGCTTCCGCCAGCGCTGCGTTATTGCAACAGGAGACCTTTCCGTAGCAGATATTATGCGTTTTATGCATGACCCCATCCCTGCAGGTGTGGATGCAATTAAAAAGGGTGCCCCGATTTTCGTGGACATTAACATGGTAAAAGCCGGAATTACAAAAACCGGACACAAATCCGAGATTATCTGCGTGCTCGATGAAGATCCGAATGCTGAAATTGCTAACAGGTACGGAATTACGCGCACATCAGCAGGTTTCCTGGCTGCCCGCGACCGACTCGATGGGAGTATTATTGCAATAGGAAATGCTCCTTCTGCCCTTATCATGGTCTGCAAACTTATAGAAAAAGGTGTAAGACCAGCTCTTATCATCGGGCTCCCGGTAGGTTTTGTGAACGCAGCCGAATCCAGAGAAATGGTCAGAAACCTGAGTATTCCCGTGCCCTCTATAAGCTGTGTAGGGACAAGAGGTGGAACACCTATGGCAGTTGCATGTGTTAACGAGCTCGTAGCAATCGCAAGAGAAAGTGAAGAGTAA